From a single Brassica napus cultivar Da-Ae chromosome C9, Da-Ae, whole genome shotgun sequence genomic region:
- the LOC106417274 gene encoding uncharacterized protein LOC106417274, with protein sequence MHLEELQAKDARLAKNETLLWKNHTEHFTEWLKNKIHLDSKDSHSKEIRWLAFGPRNVALAHKGFIINGQRFHTDAVKLKTQNSGVTYEAFSMCRSSARDMRQVADMITYYGVIKEILVIDYHMFKVPLFRCNWANTANGVKEEDGFTLVNLHMNQAAYLKDPFILPSQAKQVFYSREDDASNWYVVMRAPPRGYHELETEEDLGGAPLPVQEVDDMGDDMDDDSVYVRDDCEGLLVVD encoded by the exons ATGCATTTGGAAGAGTTGCAAGCTAAGGATGCTCGATTGGCTAAAAATGAAACTTTGTTATGGAAAAACCATACTGAACACTTTACAGAATGGCTTAAAAATAAG ATTCATTTAGACTCAAAAGATAGTCATTCTAAGGAGATAAGGTGGTTGGCATTTGGACCAAGAAATGTTGCTTTAGCACATAAAGGATTCATCATCAATGGCCAACGGTTTCATACTGATGCGGTCAAGCTGAAGACACAAAACAGTGGAGTAACTTATGAAGCCTTTAGCATGTGTAGATCAAGTGCAAGAGATATGAGACAGGTCGCGGATATGATTACATACTATGGAGTGATAAAGGAGATTTTGGTCATCGACTATCACATGTTCAAAGTGCCACTCTTTAGATGCAACTGGGCAAACACAGCGAATGGTGTGAAGGAAGAAGATGGCTTCACTCTTGTTAACCTTCATATGAACCAAGCAGCCTATTTGAAAGATCCATTCATTCTACCTTCTCAAGCGAAACAGGTTTTCTACTCTAGGGAGGATGATGCTTCAAATTGGTATGTTGTTATGAGAGCACCACCTAGAGGTTATCATGAGTTGGAAACAGAAGAGGATTTAGGTGGTGCTCCTTTACCtgtccaagaagttgatgatatgGGTGATGATATGGATGATGATAGTGTATATGTTAGGGATGATTGTGAAGGTTTATTAGTGGTAGATTGA
- the LOC106417277 gene encoding uncharacterized protein LOC106417277, whose translation MAMDQLPKTVFKEGTETQVEKVNNTCRTSILKKVEKYVEAEYKEVLGDPLFSQVMDIYVHKLQYSGRVIHSFVCKQLLTAKRHELWFHFARRALRFSMQEFHAITGLKYKDDEPELDIDNWRGDKGFWSKLLRRKGKISLQQIRKVHLKSCNTWSHVDRLRMLYLCVIDGLVMAKDEKVCIPHKYIKLVMDFDKMRKYPWGLHSFDALVTSIAEARDKVKTQNSYVIDGFSYALQIWLMEAIPDIGSLLGKKLKEGVTSMRCRNWKGSAKVSYEDIISIEELCFPYISSTGNGNIIVDAGFERDDEMNDERVDLIIDMYRKKYDWSKHVWGNQETEQPYADSSEDDGSKEEEAGERSDCGMEEEIETAQLSPTKKRKNQYQDIGAESRKKRILCQRSTDKYRDLEEGMKSYIQGMFKSSFTALGLEVRVLIEDRFTKLEQTILSSQTPVGVPAYTHGAAPAYTQTHGAAPAYTQTHGAAPAYIHTAAAATTSTQAPGSDSTLAPTPTPASTHTSAPATTSRARASRNKASVPSHTGGPATAAMTRSQTKDDGLFADPELSDVFGSLFDTLDFNLGTQEHLQKTMGSLTQESHVKGFDPSQEIFNRPFLNDIDDPEVRCKDSNYELVFVPEDKFSKLTEWILKPKVLQIGPSKFDVELASRIMGPNEWLKNNDMDAMMYLFREKTSLRRWKPNRVAFMNCMFSNQIITAYRKFDGNRRGYKVDNNLLEYGRGELPYHGSTGSVWSVDVDRLYIPICVNQIHWISMCVNLMNRTVEVFDCGGKKNNKAVEAFAVLIPRIVKAVQSSDKKKDFNVKQYAISYVPMRALNTSGNDCGAYSLKFIECHLLGLDFSLVNDDNIQEARHKIAFDLWEAANDEALQYRMSTFKPPKRAPEKTVELF comes from the exons ATGGCGATGGATCAGTTGCCAAAAACCGTATTCAAAGAGGGAACGGAAACACAAGTTGAGAAGGTCAACAACACTTGTCGAACTTCCATACTTAAGAAGGTGGAGAAGTATGTTGAAGCAGAGTACAAGGAAGTGTTGGGTGATCCGCTATTTTCTCAGGTTATGGATATTTATGTGCACAAGCTTCAGTATTCAGGGAGAGTGATCCACAGCTTCGTTTGTAAGCAGCTTCTGACCGCAAAGCGCCATGAGTTGTGGTTCCATTTTGCTAGGAGGGCTCTCAGATTTTCAATGCAAGAATTCCATGCGATCACTGGTCTGAAATATAAAGACGACGAGCCTGAATTGGATATTGATAACTGGAGAGGTGATAAAGGGTTTTGGAGTAAGTTGCTGcggagaaaaggaaaaattagCCTACAGCAAATCAGGAAGGTGCATCTGAAATCTTGTAATACATGGTCTCATGTTGATAGGCTGAGGATGCTGTATTTGTGTGTGATTGATGGTCTGGTTATGGCGAAGGATGAGAAGGTGTGCATCCCACACAAGTACATCAAGCTGGTGATGGATTTCGATAAGATGAGAAAATATCCGTGGGGTCTTCACTCATTTGATGCGCTTGTGACTTCCATTGCTGAAGCTAGGGATAAAGTGAAGACGCAGAACAGTTATGTCATAGATGGATTCTCTTATGCACTTCAGATTTGGTTGATGGAGGCTATTCCAGACATCGGGTCTCTTTTGGGTAAGAAGCTCAAAGAAGGCGTCACTAGCATGAGATGCAGAAATTGGAAAGGATCTGCTAAGGTTTCCTATGAGGATATTATTAGTATTGA ggAGTTGTGTTTTCCATACATCTCTTCAACTGGAAATGGCAACATCATTGTTGATGCTGGGTTTGAGCGAGACGATGAGATGAATGACGAAAGGGTCGATCTGATCATTGACATGTACAGAAAGAAGTATGACTGGAGTAAGCATGTTTGGGGTAATCAGGAAACTGAACAACCATATGCGGACAGTTCTGAGGATGATGGTTCAAAGGAAGAAGAGGCTGGAGAAAGAAGTGACTGTGGAATGGAAGAAGAAATAGAAACCGCCCAGTTGTCTCCtacaaagaagagaaagaaccaGTATCAGGATATTGGAGCCGAGTCAAGGAAGAAGAGGATACTTTGCCAAAGATCAACCGACAAATACAGAGATCTTGAAGAGGGTATGAAGTCATATATCCAGGGTATGTTTAAGTCTTCTTTTACTGCCTTAGGGCTTGAGGTCCGCGTCTTAATTGAAGACCGGTTTACGAAATTAGAGCAGACGATCCTTTCATCTCAGACTCCAGTTGGTGTTCCGGCTTATACTCATGGTGCTGCTCCGGCTTATACTCAGACTCATGGTGCTGCTCCGGCTTATACTCAGACTCATGGTGCTGCTCCGGCTTATATTCATACTGCTGCTGCTGCTACGACATCTACTCAAGCTCCTGGATCGGATTCTACTCTTGCTCCTACTCCTACTCCGGCGTCTACTCACACTAGTGCTCCTGCTACTACTTCCCGCGCTCGAGCTTCTCGCAACAAAGCTTCGGTTCCTTCTCACACTGGTGGTCCTGCAACTGCTGCTATGACAAGGTCTCAGACAAAG GATGATGGTTTGTTTGCG GATCCAGAGTTGTCTGATGTGTTTGGCAGCTTATTTGACACTTTAGATTTCAATTTAGGGACCCAAGAGCACTTACAAAAGACAATGGGCAGCCTTACACAAGAGTCGCATGTTAAGGGGTTTGATCCATCTCAAGAGATCTTCAACCGACCATTCTTGAATGATATAGATGATCCAGAAGTCCGTTGCAAAGACAGCAACTACGAATTGGTTTTTGTTCCAGAAGACAAATTTTCCAAACTAACTGAATGGATCCTCAAGCCCAA AGTACTTCAGATTGGGCCATCTAAATTTGATGTAGAGTTGGCTTCGCGTATAATGGGCCCTAATGAATGGTTGAAGAACAAT GACATGGACGCCATGATGTATTTGTTTCGGGAAAAAACCTCATTGCGTCGGTGGAAGCCAAACCGAGTAGCATTTATGAACTGTATGTTCAGTAATCAGATCATCACCGCCTACAGAAAGTTTGATGGGAACAGGAGAGGGTACAAAGTCGACAACAACCTTCTCGAGTATGGAAGAGGTGAGCTTCCATATCATGGAAGCACAGGTTCGGTTTGGAGTGTTGATGTCGATCGTCTCTACATCCCTATTTGTGTCAACCAAATCCATTGGATCTCTATGTGCGTCAATCTTATGAACCGGACTGTTGAGGTTTTTGATTGTGGGGGTAAGAAGAACAACAAGGCCGTGGAAGCATTCGCCGTCCTCATTCCACGAATCGTCAAGGCTGTCCAGTCATCAGATAAGAAGAAAGATTTCAATGTCAAACAGTATGCTATTTCATATGTCCCGATGCGCGCCCTAAACACAAGTGGCAATGATTGTGGTGCTTATTCGTTGAAGTTCATAGAGTGCCATCTACTTGGTTTAGATTTCTCTTTGGTGAATGACGATAACATCCAAGAAGCCCGACACAAGATAGCGTTTGATCTTTGGGAAGCAGCAAATGATGAGGCCTTGCAGTATCGAATGTCCACATTTAAGCCTCCAAAGCGTGCTCCGGAGAAAACGGTTGAACTCTTTTGA
- the LOC106417241 gene encoding uncharacterized protein LOC106417241, whose amino-acid sequence MDKSWIWLPRNSHEYSEGATNFVNSSAKRLGSLSEMLCPCRDCRNLSHQSLDKIVEHLVIRGMDKKYKSSRWSIHGEKRDSAEDSVLQYETEAFDLFKTIFSMDEGGPNPTTDNEDDEAPEEIEFKKKLRDAQTPLYSDCLKHTKVSAIMGLYRFKVKSGVSENYFDQLLVLLEDLLPEDNVLPKSLAAIKKFLKIFGFGYDSIHACKNDCILYRKEYENLESCPRCKVSRWEMDKHSNELKVGIPAKVLRYFPIKDRFRRMFRSQRMAEDLRWHYTNATEDGTMRHPVDSISWAQVNAKWPDFAADPRNLRLGISTDGMNPFSMQSTNHSTWPVLLVNYNTPPTMCMKAENIMLTLLIPGPTAPGNNIDVYLAPLIDDLKDLWAEGIEVYDSFAKENFNLRALLLWSISDYPALGTLSGCKVKGKQACNVCGKDTPARWLKFSRKFVYMSNRRRLPPGHRYRYKKAWFDNTVEEGNANRIQTGAEIYETLQAFTNDFGRPLEKEKKRKRLELEDDERLQEEECEESNELWRWKKRSIFFDLPYWKELPVRHNIDVMHVEKNVSDAILSLLMQSAKSKDGLKARKDLEDIGIRKHLHTEVRGKKTYLPPAAYWLSKREKTIFCQRLAKFRGPDGYCGNIANSVSVNPPNIGSLKSHDHHVLVQNLLPAALRGLLHRGPRIAINRLCSYFNRLCQRIIDPEKLISMETEFVETMCQLERFFPPALFDIMFHLPLHLSREARLGGPVHFRWMYPFERYMKTLKAFVKNYARPEACMAEAYLAGECVAFCLEFLKESVPVQEAVNRNEDVEADRMVVEGRPLQKGIEVTLSDKDRDIAHRYVLMNMASLDPFLE is encoded by the exons ATGGATAAGTCGTGGATTTGGCTTCCAAG GAATAGCCACGAGTATTCAGAAGGAGCAACTAATTTTGTGAATTCGTCCGCAAAAAGATTGGGAAGTCTGTCTGAAATGCTATGCCCTTGTAGAGACTGCCGCAATCTGAGCCATCAGTCACTGGATAAAATTGTGGAGCATTTGGTGATTAGGGGTATGGATAAGAAGTATAAGAGTTCTCGTTGGAGTATTCATGGAGAAAAAAGAGATTCTGCAGAAGACagtgttcttcaatatgaaacAGAGGCGTTTGATTTGTTTAAGACAATATTCTCCATGGACGAAGGTGGTCCAAACCCGACAACTGACAACGAAGACGATGAAGCACCAGAGGAAATTGAGTTTAAGAAAAAGCTCAGAGACGCTCAAACGCCATTATACTCGGATTGTCTCAAGCACACAAAGGTTTCAGCTATCATGGGACTTTACAGATTCAAGGTTAAAAGTGGTGTGTCGGAGAACTACTTTGATCAGCTGTTGGTTTTACTTGAGGATTTGCTACCTGAAGACAATGTTCTTCCCAAGAGTTTAGCTGCAATCAAAAAATTTCTGAAGATCTTTGGGTTCGGCTACGACAGTATTCATGCTTGCAAGAATGATTGCATATTGTATAGGAAGGAGTATGAGAACCTAGAAAGCTGTCCAAGATGCAAAGTTTCAAGATGGGAAATGGATAAGCACAGTAATGAGTTAAAGGTGGGGATTCCGGCAAAGGTCCTTAGATATTTTCCAATCAAGGACAGGTTTAGGAGGATGTTTAGATCACAAAGGATGGCTGAAGATCTGCGTTGGCACTATACCAATGCCACTGAAGATGGTACAATGCGGCACCCTGTTGATTCTATCTCTTGGGCACAAGTGAATGCTAAATGGCCAGACTTTGCTGCTGATCCACGGAATCTTCGACTTGGGATTTCTACAGATGGGATGAACCCTTTCTCCATGCAAAGCACCAATCACAGCACATGGCCAGTGTTGTTAGTGAACTATAACACGCCTCCAACCATGTGTATGAAGGCTGAGAATATAATGCTGACTTTGTTGATCCCTGGTCCTACTGCTCCTGGTAACAACATTGATGTTTACCTAGCACCACTGATAGACGATCTAAAGGATTTGTGGGCTGAGGGTATTGAAGTGTATGACTCATTTGCGAAGGAGAACTTTAATCTCAGAGCCTTGCTGCTTTGGAGTATCAGTGACTATCCAGCCTTAGGAACACTGTCTGGATGTAAAGTAAAGGGGAAACAAGCCTGCAATGTATGTGGAAAGGATACACCTGCAAGGTGGCTTAAGTTTAGCCGCAAGTTTGTCTACATGAGTAACAGAAGGAGACTACCGCCTGGCCATCGTTACAGATATAAAAAAGCTTGGTTTGACAACACTGTGGAGGAAGGGAATGCTAATAGGATACAAACAGGCGCTGAGATATATGAGACACTACAAGCTTTTACGAATGATTTTGGTAGACCTctagagaaggaaaaaaaaaggaaaagactagagttggaagatgatgaGAGGTTACAAGAAGAAGAGTGTGAAGAATCAAATGAACTATGGCGGtggaagaagagatcaataTTCTTTGATCTACCTTACTGGAAG GAGTTGCCTGTTCGTCACAATATTGATGTTATGCACGTAGAAAAGAATGTGTCCGATGCTATATTGTCTCTGTTGATGCAAAGTGCGAAGTCAAAAGATGGGTTGAAAGCAAGAAAAGACTTAGAAGATATTGGAATCAGAAAGCACTTGCACACAGAGGTGAGGGGAAAGAAAACATACTTACCTCCTGCTGCCTACTGGTTATCGAAGAGAGAGAAGACCATTTTCTGCCAAAGGTTAGCTAAGTTTAGAGGCCCTGATGGTTATTGTGGTAATATTGCGAATAGTGTTTCAGTTAACCCTCCAAATATTGGTAGTTTAAAGTCGCATGATCATCATGTCTTAGTACAGAACTTGTTACCAGCTGCATTAAGAGGGTTGTTACATAGGGGTCCTAGGATAGCCATAAATAGATTATGCAGTTACTTCAACAGGTTGTGTCAGCGCATCATTGACCCAGAGAAACTTATATCCATGGAGACAGAGTTTGTGGAGACAATGTGTCAGCTGGAGCGCTTCTTCCCTCCAGCCCTTTTTGATATCATGTTTCACCTTCCACTACATTTATCAAGAGAGGCACGGTTGGGAGGACCAGTTCACTTCCGATGGATGTATCCCTTCGAAAG GTACATGAAAACACTAAAGGCTTTTGTTAAGAATTATGCAAGGCCAGAAGCATGTATGGCTGAGGCGTATTTAGCTGGAGAATGTGTTGCATTTTGTTTAGAGTTCCTTAAAGAATCAGTACCAGTTCAAGAAGCAGTTAATCGTAATGAAGATGTTGAGGCTGATAGAATGGTGGTTGAAGGCCGACCTCTGCAGAAGGGTATAGAGGTTACCCTGTCAGATAAAGATAGAGACATTGCACATCGATATGTGCTAATGAACATGGCATCTTTGGATCCCTTTCTTGAGTAA
- the LOC106417242 gene encoding uncharacterized protein LOC106417242: MEHGCEISKSLVWDAREYAISLVRGIPEQSFGKFPKYLHMLKEANQGTHTFYETDVDGKFRFLFVSFWQSVRGFHTSMRKVLVVDGTFLKSKYKGVLLVATALDGNSNLYPIAFAVVDSENDRSWDWFFRQLKVVVPDERALAFVSDRNNTLCKGLENVYPLSQHGICIHHLLNNVVTHYRGKGVVGLIAKASKAYRIIDFQKRFEAVCNISPAIGKYLTDADVTKWARCQFQGYMYDIRTTNPAESINSASRSPREYPVIPLLDSIREMLTRWFFERRTRSRKHTKPLTIAIEKKIDRRINKGKTFLVQQVNEHRFLVRGDTIDCLVDLDRRTCSCGKYDLLKIPCRHAIKAGLTVGRAPSSLTDFMYTTSNWRTAYEETINPIGVPEDSWVVPYTVRNASVLAPESRRGAGRRRKRRYETVEDKLRSSQGAQEKKRRRCSRCGEENHNRATCDRAI; the protein is encoded by the coding sequence ATGGAACATGGATGCGAGATATCTAAATCATTAGTGTGGGACGCTCGTGAGTATGCGATTAGTCTGGTTAGAGGCATTCCTGAGCAGAGTTTTGGAAAATTTCCGAAATACTTGCACATGCTGAAAGAAGCTAATCAAGGAACACACACCTTTTACGAAACCGATGTTGATGGTAAATTCAGATTTCTATTTGTTTCATTTTGGCAATCAGTGCGAGGTTTTCATACATCCATGCGAAAAGTTCTTGTTGTTGATGGGACATTTTTGAAGAGCAAATACAAAGGAGTATTACTTGTTGCGACGGCTTTAGATGGAAACTCCAACTTGTATCCTATTGCATTTGCGGTTGTGGACTCAGAAAATGATCGTTCATGGGATTGGTTTTTCAGACAACTAAAGGTTGTTGTTCCGGACGAGCGTGCTCTTGCGTTTGTGTCGGACAGAAATAACACACTTTGTAAGGGGCTTGAGAATGTGTATCCTCTTTCTCAACATGGAATTTGTATTCACCATTTGTTAAATAATGTGGTCACACATTACAGAGGAAAAGGAGTGGTTGGATTGATTGCAAAAGCTTCTAAAGCTTATAGAATTATTGATTTTCAGAAGCGATTCGAAGCTGTGTGCAATATTAGTCCAGCTATTGGAAAATATTTAACAGATGCAGATGTTACAAAGTGGGCTCGCTGTCAGTTTCAAGGATACATGTACGACATCAGGACAACAAACCCGGCTGAGTCAATAAACTCTGCTTCGCGCTCACCAAGAGAGTATCCAGTCATTCCTTTGTTGGATAGCATCAGAGAAATGCTTACCCGTTGGTTCTTCGAACGACGCACACGAAGCAGGAAGCACACAAAACCATTAACTATTGCCATCGAGAAAAAGATAGATAGACGGATTAACAAGGGTAAAACGTTTCTTGTCCAGCAAGTTAACGAGCATCGTTTTTTGGTTCGCGGAGATACAATCGACTGCCTGGTTGATTTGGACAGAAGAACCTGCTCTTGTGGGAAATACGACCTACTGAAAATCCCATGTAGACATGCAATCAAGGCTGGTTTAACAGTTGGCCGAGCCCCATCCTCACTAACGGATTTCATGTACACGACTTCCAATTGGAGAACAGCTTATGAAGAAACTATCAATCCAATAGGTGTTCCTGAGGATAGTTGGGTGGTTCCATATACTGTTCGGAATGCCAGTGTGCTAGCTCCtgaatcaagaagaggagcaggaaggagaagaaaacgcAGGTATGAGACTGTTGAAGACAAGCTCCGTTCATCGCAAGGagctcaagaaaaaaaaaggcgCAGGTGCAGTCGATGTGGCGAAGAGAATCATAACAGGGCTACGTGTGATAGAGCTATTTAG